From a single Gavia stellata isolate bGavSte3 chromosome 5, bGavSte3.hap2, whole genome shotgun sequence genomic region:
- the TMEM128 gene encoding transmembrane protein 128 has translation MEAGVSGGDPLPRLRRPLRRGAEPRDPLLPQPPLGGGGSAEESTAVEKKKKPLTRLNLHSAFWILASIAVTYYFDFFKTVKETIQADSWWFASGSCLLAACLSVAFYCILYLEWYCGIEDYDAQYPALIPITTATFIAAAICFNIALWPVWSFMTPLLLFIQFMGVVMLVSLLG, from the exons ATGGAGGCCGGAGTTAGCGGCGGGGACCCGCTCCCGAGGCTCAGGCGCCCTTTGAGGCGAGGGGCAGAGCCCCGCGACCCGCTGCTGCCGCAGCCGCCTCTCGGGGGCGGTGGGTCGGCCG AAGAGTCTACAGCtgtagagaagaagaagaagcctCTTACCAGACTGAATCTTCATTCTGCATTCTGGATTTTGGCATCAATTGCTGTGACATactactttgatttttttaaaactgttaaagAAACTATTCAAGCAGATAG TTGGTGGTTTGCCTCTGGCAGTTGTTTATTGGCTGCATGTTTATCTGTTGCCTTTTACTGCATACTGTATCTTGAGTGGTATTGTGGAATTGAGGACTACGATGCACAGTATCCAGCACTAATACCTATCACAACAGCTACCTTTATTGCAGCAGCAATTTG tttCAACATCGCCTTGTGGCCTGTCTGGTCGTTTATGACACCTTTGTTGCTCTTTATTCAGTTTATGGGTGTTGTGATGCTTGTGTCACTCCTGGGATAA
- the OTOP1 gene encoding proton channel OTOP1, with protein sequence MEKAAGSPSVGGSYPQKNAEILSSQYGINLFLAGLLLTFAWAVHAVGISKSHLLSYLITLMLIQLLWMLWYLCRSCTQRRLIRDKDTHAGARWLKCGITLFAVITLILDSFKIGYYIDFSNCLSPTEGIFPVTHAVHTILQVYFLWSHAKDIIQSFKTLERFGVIHSVFTNLLLWTNGVLTESKHQLNEHKERLITLGFGNITIVLDDHAPQCNCTTTLCSIFSQGIYYLYPFNIEYHILASTMLYVLWKNIGRKVEHHQQHKTPFKFHGITVGMICGLIVLTSTIAIVVVYLIQIGRSKIKSELALTMFYLHAIFVLAFMCTAGIVALLIYRLEERSLDNSKNPARKLDAELLVGTAAGSWLLSWGSILAIICARAHPKYTWYNLPYSVLVIIEKYIQNLFIIESIHREQEKVNDDIKTLRIVTISRGSTLSLTPSYKEIYNGRAARDSGEVPCLFKGSICARENGGGGGDAKEEMSQENSSVMHSASDFSFYSRNSVTNNKRRVLKNIAAFLFLCNLSLWIPPAFGCRPEYDNGLEEIVFGFEPWIIVVNLAMPFSIFYRMHSAASLFEVNCKT encoded by the exons ATGGAGAAAGCCGCCGGTTCCCCCTCCGTGGGCGGCAGCTACCCGCAGAAAAACGCCGAGATCCTCAGCAGCCAGTACGGCATCAACCTCTTCCTGGCCGGGCTGCTGCTCACCTTCGCCTGGGCTGTGCATGCCGTGGGCATCAGCAAGAGCCACCTGCTCTCCTACCTCATCACCCTGATGCTCATCCAGCTGCTGTGGATGCTGTGGTACCTCTGCAGGAGCTGCACGCAGAGGAGGCTTATCCGGGACAAGGACACGCATGCCGGAGCCCGCTGGCTGAAGT GTGGGATTACATTATTTGCAGTGATTACTTTAATTCTGGACTCTTTTAAAATTGGCTATTATATtgatttttcaaactgtttaTCACCAACTGAAGGCATTTTTCCTGTTACACATGCCGTGCACACCATCTTACAG GTGTACTTTCTTTGGAGTCATGCAAAGGATATTATCCAGTCTTTCAAAACACTTGAAAG GTTTGGGGTTATCCATTCCGTGTTCACAAATTTACTCCTGTGGACAAATGGAGTGCTAACCGAGTCAAAACATCAACTGAATGAACATAAGGAAAGACTAATCACACTTGGGTTTGGGAACATAACAATAG TTTTAGATGATCATGCACCTCAATGCAATTGCACAACAACTCTCTGTTCGATATTTTCTCAAGGAATATATTATCTATACCCCTTTAATATAGAGTACCACATCCTAGCATCCACGATGCTCTATGTCCTGTGGAAGAACATTGGCCGCAAAGTCGAGCACCACCAGCAACACAAAACTCCATTCAAATTCCACGGCATAACTGTTGGCATGATTTGCGGACTAATTGTGTTAACTAGCACAATAGCCATAGTTGTTGTCTATTTAATTCAGATTGGACGTTCGAAAATCAAAAGCGAGTTAGCACTTACTATGTTTTACTTGCATGCTATCTTTGTGTTGGCTTTCATGTGTACAGCTGGAATTGTCGCCCTTCTCATCTACAGACTGGAAGAGAGATCGCTGGATAATTCAAAAAATCCCGCTCGAAAGCTTGATGCGGAACTGCTGGTGGGCACAGCTGCAGGGTCCTGGCTCCTCTCCTGGGGCTCGATCCTCGCCATTATCTGTGCCCGGGCTCATCCAAAATACACATGGTATAACCTGCCCTACTCCGTCCTGGTTATTATTGAGAAATATATTCAGAACCTCTTTATTATTGAATCCATACATCGTGAGCAGGAAAAGGTGAACGATGATATTAAAACTCTTCGAATAGTGACTATATCTCGGGGGAGCACTTTATCACTTACCCCCTCGTACAAAGAGATTTACAATGGCAGAGCTGCTCGTGACAGTGGAGAGGTACCCTGCCTGTTCAAGGGCAGTATCTGTGCGAGAGaaaatggtggtggtggtggtgatgccAAAGAAGAAATGAGTCAGGAAAATAGTTCGGTCATGCATTCAGCCTCAGATTTCTCATTTTACAGTAGAAACTCAGTTACTAACAACAAGAGGAGAGTTCTGAAGAACATCGCTGCATTCTTATTCCTGTGCAATCTTTCG CTTTGGATACCACCGGCATTCGGGTGCCGCCCAGAATATGACAATGGACTAGAAGAAATAGTCTTTGGCTTTGAACCCTGGATAATTGTTGTGAACCTTGCAAtgcctttttctattttctatcgGATGCATTCAGCTGCCTCACTCTTTGAGGTCAATTGTAAAACATAG